In the Acidimicrobiales bacterium genome, CCCTCGCCCTCACCGACAACACCACCGAGCAGGACTTCCTCACCGCCCGCCTGGAGGCCACCCGCCCGCCGTCGTGAGTCGCCGGGGTTGCCGAACGGCGGGGGTGGGCCCGCATCGGGTCGGTATGGACATCGTGCAGCGTGGGCCGGTGGCGGCGGTGGACGACGGGATCGACGAGGTCGACGAGGTCGAGCCGACGCCGTACGTGTTGCGGCCGGTGCGGCCCTGGGCGCTGTGGGCGACCCGGGCGGCCGTGTGGGGAGCGATCGGGGTGGGGTGCGTCGGCGCCGTGGTGGGGCTGGTCCGGCCCGCGCCGACTCCCGACCGTGAGGTCGCGACGGGCGACGGGGGCGACGAGGTGGTGCCGGCCACCGTCACCAACTACGCCGAGCTGGCGGTCGAGACCTGGCTGACCGCCACCGAGGCGGACTCGGACCGGCTCGACGAGCTGTTCGTGGAGCCGCTCGACCTCGCCGGCCTCGGGGTCGAGGGCCGGGTGGTCGACCGGGTCACCGCGGTGGGCGGGAGCCTCCTGCAGGAGGGCTACTGGAAGGTGACCGTGGCGGCCGACGTCACCGACCCGCTGCCGGAGAGCACCGAGGGCGACGAGGCCGACGCGGCCGACGCGGCCGACGCGGCCGACGACGGCGAGGCCCCGGAGCCGGAGCGGGCACGGTGGTACGTCGAGATCGGGATCGTCGGCGACGCCGGGGGCGGGCTGCTGGCCGTGGACGCGCCGGCGCTGATGCCGGCCCGGTCGGTCGACACGAGCGACCTGCGCCTGGTCGGCCCCGAGCTGGAGGCAGTGGTGGAGGACGACCCGGTGGCGGCGACGCTGCAGGGCTTCTTCGCCGCGTTCCTCACCGGCAACGGCGACCTCTCCCGCTACCTGGCCGACGGCGTGCGGGGAGCGCCGGTGTCGCCGGCTCCGTTCGCGGCCGCCACCGTCGAGCGGATGGCGGTCGAGAGCCTCGACGACGAGGACCGGCTGCTGGTGCGGGCCGAGGTCAGGGCGACGACGCCGGGTGGCGCCGAGCAGCTCCTCGGCTACGAGCTCGAGGCCCGGCTGTCGAGCAGCGGGCGCTGGGAGATCAGCCACGCCGCCGGCGCCCCCACCCTCGTCCGGGACCCCGACGCCGGGGAGCCCGACACGACCGTGTCGTCGGCGCCGGGAGGCGACGGCACCGGCGACACGTCTCCACCGTCAACCCCGACCACCCCGTCGACACCCACCACGACCCCCGCGACCGCTGACGAACCCGGCTTGTGAGGGTCAATCGGGGAGGTCCTCGGCGGCGGTGGCGGCGTCGTCGCAGAGGTCGGGGTTGACGTTGCCGGGGGCGAGGGCGCGGGAGAAGCCGTCGATGGGGACCATGGCGACCAGGCGCCACTCGCCGTCGACCCGCACCGCCGCCCCGTTGCCCTGGAACACCCGGGCCCGCTGGTCGACCACCGCCCCGGCGGCGTCGACGATCTCGACGTCCTCGACCGAGCACACGTAGAACCCGAGCGACGACTCGTCGATGGTGGTGGTGTCGTAGACGCCCAGCCGGCGGAAGAACCCGCTCGGCGCCGGCTGCATCCGCCCTCCCTGGTCGGCCAGCGCCCGCAGCTGGGCCTCCAGCTCGTCGGGCACGGGGCTCTCGGCGCTGTAGAGCTCGCGCAGCCGGGCGAGGCGGTCGTCGGCCGGGTCGTCCACCGCGGCGGGGTCCTGCAGCAGCTCGTCCACCAGCCGGGCCGACTCCTCCACCTTGTCGACCACGACGGCGGTGGCGTCCTCGATGTCGACCACCGGCGGCTCGGTCGGCGGCGGCGGGCGCTCCGACACCGGGCCCGCCGGGGCCGCCGGCTCGCCCACCAGCGGCTGGTCGACGGCCGGCGCCGCGCCACCCCCGTCGTCCCCGCCACCACCACAGGCGGCCAGCACCGCCAGCGCCACCACGGCCGTCGTCGTCCCACGTGTGCGTGCCATGCCCGGTCGATGTCGGCGGACGTGGCCGAATCGGTCGGGCGACGCCGCATCGACCGGACGTGGAGCTCGTGCGCGACTGGACCGCCTTCGTGGGCGAACTGCGGCAGACCGCCGTGATCGCCATGACCCTGATCGCCCTCGTGACCATCGGCGGGACCTGGTGGCGGACCCGGTCGATCGCCCCGACCGCCGCCGTGATCGTGGTCGCCGCGGTCGCCGTGTGGGCGGTCGGCCACCCCGGCGTCATCCGGCGCCTCGCCCGCGACACCGGCGACGAGGCGCGGGAGACCTGCGAGGCCAGTCCCGCCGCCCGGGGCTGCGGCGACGGCGTCACCGCCGAGGACCTCGACGCCGACCTCGCCGGCTGAGTTGCCGATCACCTCTGCCACCAGCACATCAACCAGACAAAACCCGCACACCAAGGAGCGTCACGTGCTGGACGTCGTCGACAGACTTCTCGTGGACACCATCCACACGGCCCGGCTGGCCGTCCTCCTCGTCGCGATCGTGATGGCGGTCGCCGTGTGGGTGAAGACCCGCTCGTTCGGACCGACGATCGCCGCCGTCTTCTTCGGCGCCTTCGTGTGGTTCGGCGCCACGCAGATCGGCCGCATGGCCGGGCTGATCGACAAGCAGGTCGACACCGCCGAGACCGAGGGCCCCGCGCCCGGCCTCCCCCAGAACGAGGAGCTGGGCGGCTGAGATGACCGCCGACGACGACGTGATCGAGTGCGCCACCTACACGCACGCCCGCCGTCACCCCATCGTCGTCGGCCAGATCGGCGGCTGGGCACTGCCGGTGCAGCTCACGCTCACCCAGATCGCCGTGGTGGCCGTCGTGTACCTGGTGGAGGTCTGGACCTGGGGCCTGTGGTCGCGGTTCACGCCCCGGGGGCTCGACGTGCTGCTCGCCGTGGCGCTCCCGGTGGTGCTCGCCTGGGCATTGCGCCGGGTCCGCATCGAGGGCCGCAGCGTCCCCCGGGCCCTGCTGGCCTGGCTCACGCTGGCGGCCATGCCGCCGCAGGGCTACGTGGTCGGTCGCCGGCACCGGCCCGAGCCGGCGGTCGACCTCCGCTCCGCCCGCACCTACGTCGCCCCCGGTCCCGGTCCCGCCCCCGACCCCCTGTCGTCGGCGCCGTGAAGCCCCCCGCACGAGCCGTCGTCGGCGACCTGGTGTGGTCGGCCGACCAGGGGGTCTGGGCGATCTGGCGCCTCGACCCGATCGCCTACCCGCACACCGCCGCCGCCGACAAGCTCGCCGTCCACGCCCGCATCCGGGGCCTGCTGATGAGCCTGCCGGCCGAGTCGATGCTGCTGTCGGTCTGCGAGCGGGTCGACCCGTGGGACATCGCCCAGGGCATGTCCGAGGGCGTCGACCTGCGCGCCCGCCCGGCCTGGCGGGAGGTGTGCGAGACGACCGCGCTGTGGCTCCACGACGCCCCGCTCCACCGCCGCCGCTACTACGTCGCC is a window encoding:
- a CDS encoding TcpE family conjugal transfer membrane protein; the encoded protein is MTADDDVIECATYTHARRHPIVVGQIGGWALPVQLTLTQIAVVAVVYLVEVWTWGLWSRFTPRGLDVLLAVALPVVLAWALRRVRIEGRSVPRALLAWLTLAAMPPQGYVVGRRHRPEPAVDLRSARTYVAPGPGPAPDPLSSAP